Below is a window of Virgibacillus sp. NKC19-3 DNA.
CTCATAAAAAGCATTAAACGGGGCTGTTAACCCAATCACGCCTACTTTCACTCCACCAACGGAATGGATGTTTACCGTTGGCTGAAGCCAGTCAGGTTCATCATTATTCATACTGTGTAAATTTGCACATACCACTTGGAATGTAGCATCATCATATAAATGAAAAAGCTCATCATGTCCTAATGTAATTCCTTCATTATTGCCGAGCGTTACTAAATCATAGCCAACATCATTCATTAAAGCGACATTCGCCCTTCCCATAAAGGCTTCTGCAATTGGATGAACACGATCAACATGATCCCCAATATCAATTAACCAGCAGGATTCATTTGTTTCTGCCCTACTTGCCTTTGCCTCTTTTAAAAAGCTAGCAACACGCGGCCACTGGTCAAAATTACTATGTAAATCATTGGTATAATAGAAATAGAGTTTCTCCTGCATATGTCATGCTCCTCAACCTAGACCTTGAAAAATCATTCGTACTCCGATAAAAATCAATAAAATACGTAATATCCATACAAGCGCCTGTCCTGTCAGTTTTTGATTTACAATCACACCAAGTTTAGCCCCAATCCATGCACCAGGAATAAAAAGGAAAACATATTCCCAGGCAATGTGACCAAGCGCAATATGTGTACTGGCACCTATAATACTTACAAATAGAATCATAAACATGGAAATCCCTGTCGCAATATGTATTGGTATTCCAAATAGTAATATCATAGCAGGCACCATAATTGCTCCGCCACCAATTCCAAATAACCCTGATAATGTACCAACAAATAACGATATGAAGAAAGCAAGCCAGATAGAGACACTGTATATGGAAGTTACGCCATTCACATGAAATTCTCTTTTCATTTGTCCCTTAATCGCAACAGATTGTTCCCTTGGCTTCGGTTTTACAAAAAACAAGAAGGACATCAGAATCATAACCAAACCGAAATAGAGTAAAAAATTATCCGTATTAAAAAATTGATTTAACCAAGATCCCAATATACTACCTGGAATACTACCTGATAAAAATAACAAACCGGTTTTATAATCTAACCGCCCTATTTTATGATAAGCAATCGTTGATGATAATCCTGTAAAAATCATGGTCACCAGCGAGATACCTACAATAGTTTGGGGTGTTGCCCACGCAAAGGAATCCATTATACTACTAAAAAATAATAAACTGGGTATGAGGATCATTCCTCCACCAAGCCCCATTAAACTGCCTAAAAAGGCAGTCAGTACGCCGATCAAAATACATATGATAAAAACCAATAGTCAACCCTTCCATCTTTCATATACTTCCTACCCTATATTAGCATTGATTATTTATAATTCCTATTCAGAAACATTTTACTTTGTTTAAAAAACAAAATAGCCCTCAACGTAAGACTATTTATTTATAAAAATAGACAATTAAAGCTCTGCATTACAAATACGGCTAGTCCACCATGACACATAGCCAACTCTCCCCTTGTACTCAAATATGCCGGTTGAAACTCATCTTATCATTAATTCACAACGCACTACTGTTTGAAAAATGATAAAAGTGTGTTGACAATACTTTTATAAACGAATAAACTGAAATTTATACATAAATACAACATAAGTGTAAATACGTGTAGCCTTAGGCATATAGGCTGAAACACCAATAGACACAACAACTACGATGGGGAAATGAGGGAAACAAAATGTTAAA
It encodes the following:
- a CDS encoding sulfite exporter TauE/SafE family protein; protein product: MVFIICILIGVLTAFLGSLMGLGGGMILIPSLLFFSSIMDSFAWATPQTIVGISLVTMIFTGLSSTIAYHKIGRLDYKTGLLFLSGSIPGSILGSWLNQFFNTDNFLLYFGLVMILMSFLFFVKPKPREQSVAIKGQMKREFHVNGVTSIYSVSIWLAFFISLFVGTLSGLFGIGGGAIMVPAMILLFGIPIHIATGISMFMILFVSIIGASTHIALGHIAWEYVFLFIPGAWIGAKLGVIVNQKLTGQALVWILRILLIFIGVRMIFQGLG